Genomic window (Lutra lutra chromosome 6, mLutLut1.2, whole genome shotgun sequence):
gttaaggctctgctttcagctcaggtcatgatctcagggtcctgggatggagcccggcatctagctctctgctcagcagggagcctgcttccccctctctctgcctacctctctgcctacttgtgatctctctctgtcaaataaataaataaaaatcttaaaaaaaaaaaacccaaaaaacctaatgatgtactgtatggtgactaacataagaaaaattttttaaaaaagatttatttttagaaagagagtgcgagcagggagagggtcagatggagagggagagaatctgaagcagactcttccctgagcagggagcctgccccaggcctcaatcccaccaccctaaggtcaccactctgagatcatgatctgagctgaaatcaagagtcagacgcttgaccagctgagccacccaggcgcccatttggTTATGCTTTTAAAAGTCCTTCCGTGTCAGGGCACCGGGCTGGCTCAATCGgtagagcgtgcgactcttgatgtCAGAGTTGTGTGtctgagcctcatgttgggggttgagattccttaaaaaataaataaataaagtaaaaagtccTTATCTGTCAAGATCCATCCTGATGTGTTTATGGGTAAACTGGCACTTATGTCCAGAATTTACCTTaaaaaactccaaaaaagaaaataaattaattaattaaaaaaacaaaactccagaaaaaaagaattgtgggGTTGGGGGCGTAGAGATGGATGAAACAAGGACAGTGGGAAGCTGAGGGTTTCTGTGAGTTTGAAAATTtgcataataaaaagtaaaaagacgcaaaagtaaaaacaaaaccctttacAGGAAATGTGACAAAAATTTTGAGAATTGCTGAAATCGCTGAAagtgtttttgaaatttgaaaataaactaCTTTCCACTTTGTAATTGTGTGTTTGTGTCAGTTTCTGCTGCTAGATCCTGAGCCAGCTGGAAGCCAGAACCCGGTCGTTTGGAGATTTGCATacctagtgcctggcacagggtgggTCCTCCCTAAATGtaaacctccctccctccctccctccctccctctcttgctttaGAGCGCCCTAATGCCTGTGAGCAAGGCCCTGGTCCCAGCTTCCAAGGGGTGGCCCCCCGCCACCAAAGCTCTGAGGACAGCAAACCCCCTGCAGTCCCTTGCACTTTCTGGAAACCTCACAGGGCAGAATGTGGGGAAGCGGCTTCTCTCCATCTGCTGCCCCCACCTGCCTATTGCCCAAGGCACCATGCTGCTAggaaaaaggcttttaaaaaaatgaaacaaaacccatctacaGTTATCAGCTCTTATCAGGTGCCAGACATGTGCAAATCACTTTATGTGCCTGATGTCATTCAATCTTCTCTGCCACCCCGAGGGACAGGTATTACgactgtctccattttacagatgaatggaCTGAGACTGGAGGCCGAAGTGGCTAACAGTTCTCCTGGCAAAGGCAAGTCCAGTccaggcaggggagggtgggaagtGCCGGTACCCAGCTTTCCCAGGGCTTCATGTCGcctcgagcctcagtttccttctctgagtAAGGGGTGGCTGAGGGGGAGCACTGCTGGAGGAGTCCATTGCTGGCTCCCTTCCTGGCTCTGCTGGGGGCCTGTTGTGGGATCTTGAGGGACCTCCTTTTGCTCTCCGGTCCTCTGTCTCTGCTGTGCAATGAGGGATTTGGACCAGCTGGCCCCTGAGGTCCCCTCAGCCCTGCTGTGGCCCCCTCCATGTCTACCCCAAATCCCCTCACCATGGGGTTGCATGATGTATTCATCTGCACTTTCTCACAGCCGGGCAAGCTGGCATTGGGTGCCCAGAGGACATATTGGGGTTGCCCCGATGTGGCCAGGTACCCAGAGGGGAGTCAAGGAACAAGGCATAGTCACATGAGGGTCACCACAGGTCCCCTCCTCAGGGACACCTTCCCAGGTTCTTGCACAGGTTGTTCACTGCACAAAGGGTGGGAAGTCAGCCTGGGTTCAGTCTTTCAACTCTGTCCAGGGGCAGGCCTGTGTCTGCCCAGATGAAGGGGCACATTCTTCCAATTGCACTGTACAGGTAAATAcaaccccttccccttccccgccTTAGGAGGGCCAGGCCATGTGGGCAAAGGATACAGGGCGGTCATGGCCCAGTAGACAATGCAGATGAGCAGGAGGACAAAGGTGACCAGAGGGTAGAACAGGGTAGACATCATCTGCCCCACAGCCCTGTAGGAAAGTAAGAGCGTCCTTCAGTATGGCCCCAGGCCCCAGCGTCCACCCATCCTCTCCTGGGGCTGACCCTGGCAAGGTCCCCACTGCCGTCATTGCCAGGacctcctctgtcccccaggctgggcacacagtaggtgctcacgGAATGAACTGAATTGAATAAATCAAGCTCAAGGGACCCTTAGAAGAAATTGGAATCACAGAGAAGCAACCTGGGGCAGCTTTAGGGAGGATAAGGGAAAGAGTCTTTAAAGTATGGTCTCCTGATGGATTTGGCAGGTAGGTCCTGGGTGGGAAAAACCTGGGCTTCTGCCATTCCTTACGTCAACCACGACCGCCACAATGGCAGTTACCATTCTGACTGATCctcacggagagcctgcttcctgttcTGGAAGCTGACAAGacactaactcatttaatcctcatgagaGCCCTACAAAGTAGGAACTATTATTGccaccctaccccccaccacgggcccctggatggctcggtcagttaagcatctgccttcggctcaggtcatgatcctggagtcctgggatcgagtcctgcattgggctcctggctcagtagggagtctgcttctccctctacctaccactcctcctgctcatgctctctcaaataaataaataaataaataaaatcttaaaaaaaattattgtccccatttcacaaatgggTAAACCGAGTCTTAGAAAACTGGAGTCACTGAGTCACATAGTGGTGTTAACCACTGTGTaactctgcccttctcctccgGGGCTCCCTGCCACCTTCCCAGCACTGCCATTCCACGCCTGCACCCCCATCCTCTGCCTCATCTCCCCCCCAGGCAGATGCTGACTTGCTGGCCTCCTTCAGGAGGGCGATGGCGATGCGGATCCGCTGCCTCAGGAagatcagcagcagcagcagggtgCCTTCAAGCACAGCCAGGACGATCACTGAGGGTGCACAGGGAGCAGACCGGCCAGGGGTAAGGGGCAGGGCTTGGCGAGGCCCTGGGCAGCCCCAGGCTGGCCTGCGGGTCCGGCAGTGGGCAGGGCACTCACCGGCCGCCAGCCAGGTCTCCTGAACGTTGCGGTAGGCACTGAGGTTGGTGGTGATGCCCAGCTGGGTGATGGAGGCACCCTTGTCCCGCAGCACGCGGTACTCCTCCCAGCAGTGGTAGATGCCGTAGGCCAGCACGCCCAGCACCCCGAGGATCAGCACCAGCACCAGGGGCCCCGCCACCAGGCGCAGAAGCAGGATGAACAGCAGGCTCAGGACTAGAGCCACAGCTAGGGTGCTGTAGGCAGGGTGGGGTAGGTGAGGGTGTTCCCTGGTCCCCTAAGTTTTCTCCCTTCCAGAGGCTCCCAAATGCCTCAAGCTCCCAGTGTCCCCAGGTTAGACCCCCTTTCTCTTATGGATCTTGTTGGGTTTGGGGTCAGTTCTGAGCTCTGGCTCCTCCCCCTCTGTCCAAAATTTTTGTTTCAGACATTGGGCTAGGGGccagaggaggggggagggcagcagggaaggagagagtaGGGGAATCGGGTGACTCACACAAGAATCCAATACCAGGACTGGGCAACGTCTTCGAAGATCTTCACAGTGATGTCACGGGCATTGAGGCTGTCAAGCACACCGCTGCTGGAGGGGGTGCACAGAGTCACATGGGGctgttgtggggggaaggggtatgggacaggggtgtgggggcagaggaggcccACCTGATCCCCTGGGAGATGGAGGTGTTGCTGGAGATCCCTGGAAGTTCAGGTAGAGTGCTGTTCAACAGTGGAAGACAACGccccagagctggagggagagaaccgggctcctgggtgggagGGCCCAGAGCTTTGCCTTGAAAACCTCTGGCTCCACCCAGCACCCCAGTGGTCTTAGGGAAGGCAGGACAGATGGGctttgccctcccccacccagacaGCTGCTCTTGACTCCACAGCCAAGAGGGGATTTCTGCCAGCACAGCCCTGTCCAGCTTCCTTCACTGTCTCTCAGGACCCCTTCCTCCCGTCCTTGCCACGGCCAGGTGGAGACAGCATTTCCTCTGGCCTCTTACACTCCAGCCtccacccaccctccaccccccccttCAACCCACCCTCTGCCCGAGAGCCAGGGAGACCAGGCCTCGTCATTCCAGGGCTTTAGAGCATTCGGCTGCTCAGATACTTCCAGCAACTCTGCCCTGGAAAGCCCATGCTCCCTGGCCAGGCTTCAAGGCCCCACCATCTGAGCTCAGCCCACTTTGGCCTCACCTCTGTACCTCTGCTCTCCCTGAGCTTCTCTCTGAGTGTTCTCCCTCTAGAAATCCCCTCCATTACTCCCTGCTCAACTGCATCTCCAGGTCACTTCCTCCGGGAAGACTTCTCACCCCTTCCTCATTTCCTGCGGTACCTATTATGTGCCTACAGAACCCTTTATCTCCACCTTCCCAATGACTTTGCCAGGCAGTCTGGCTTTGGCATTTCTATTCTAAAGATGGGGAAAcgagactcagagaggttgagtaattggcccaagaccacacagctcaAAAGTGTTGGAATCTGGATCTGAGTTTGGAGCATTCACCTGAGATCTTTTTATTGTAGTTATTTTGAGAACTGGTTATCTTTTCTCatgttataattaaaatttttcctattaaaaatacCATGACTATTGGAAAGAAGAacatacagaaaaaattaaaaagccagcGGCAATCCCAGCACCCAGCCACATTTGCTTGTGAGTCTGGCTGTACATCCAGTCTGTGCCCAGAGCACAGATATTAACGTGTGTGGGTGCATTTGCCCAGCTGTGTTTCCATGGGGTGCTCATGCAGCTTCTTTGCCAACATCTCAGATCCCTGCACCTAAAATGTAGCTCAAACCCAGAGCAGTTTCATTTGCCCTGGGTCTCGCCTGGGTGCCTGGCACTCAGCAGGTGCACAAGATGGTAGGGTCAAGGGGCAGAGAGCAAAATGAAGACCCAGTGCTAATTCCAGTTTGGCCCAACAAGCTGCGTGACTCCTCTCTCTGGGTCTGGCTTCCCCATTTGAGCAGTCAGAATACAGGACTAAATGCTGCCCGAGGAAGGAGTGCAGCTTCTCACCtggagcagaagggaggaggaaactgGGGCAGAGCTCCTGCTGCAGGCTTTGGATCActggctgggggtagggggaggacaTACAGAGGTGCAGACACAGAGCAGGATGAAAGAGGGAGCCCCCGCACCACCCCCACCATGACCACAGTCACCTACCcaactgcccctctccccacccacgtGACTCCTCCTTGACCACAGCGATGACACTGGAGGCAACTCTCACCATATCCCAAGGCACCCCTGGCAGACAGAAGTTCCTGTTTGCTGTGTAGAAGACCTCCCCAACATTCTGTGAGAACTGGCTGACTTCCACCGTCCATGCGACCTCGGGGCAGGAGGACACACACACCTGAGGCCAGAGAGCATGCAGAGGTGCTGGTACCCGCACCCGGGGGGCAATCCGGGTAGAGGGGTGTCCCAGGCTCTGACCTGGGATGTGGGACACTGCAGGCCGTTCTCAGCGACCATGATGATGTTGGTGGCCAGAATGCAGCTGAAGATGTTGAAGTAGAGAAGATACGGTTTATCTCTGTGGAGGGGAAGGAAACGTGGGCATCAGGGTCTGGTCGGTCAGGTGTGGGGAGAGGAATGCCAGGGCCGTACCTCGAGGATACAGTGGGCCCAGTGAAAATGTGTGTGGGGCCCACACCCTGACCCATAGCACTCAGCTCCTGGCCTTAGGAAGCTCAGTTCTCCTGGGGAGATACAGGAGGCACTCGGAAGATTTCCCAGAGTAATTGAGCCTCGAAACTGCTACCAAATGGCTGAGAGTTTTATGACCtggagcaagtcacttaaccgcCCACTGCCTCAATTCCATCAGGTGTAAGGTAATAGGACCTGCTTCATAGGGTTTAAATGAGTTTGTGTGTGCAAAGTACACCAtctgcctggaacatagtaaacGCCCATGTCATtgttaaggttttattatttactgAAAGTTTCCTGCTGGTGGAACTGATGGCAGTTTGGGGACACCCCTCTGAActtcagaagaaaagattaaagcTCCGAGAAGTTGACTACCTTGCCCAAGGCCATACGACCAGAACTTAGCTCAGCTGGGGAATCAAATGTCAAACTCTGAACTTTAAAACCCATGCACTTAACCATGGCCCTGCCTCCCATTTTTGGAGGGAATCAGAAGCCAACTGCCCAGAGATGGAGGCGGCTCAATGTGGCCTCGAGTGGGGAGGCTGTGGCTTGTGGGCAATGAAGGAAGGATCTGGAGCCCGAGTGTTGGGATCCTGTTTTCTGCCCGCTGCCCACCTTACCTCCTGTGGGCCtcccctttaatttttatttatttatttatttattaagatctcatttatttatttgttggagagagaataagcagagggaacaccaggcagaaggaggagcaggatccctgctgagcaaggagcctgatgcaggactccatctcaggaccctgggataatgacctgagccaaaggcagatacttaaccgactgagccacctgggcatccccctcttttatttatctatctatttaaagattttatttattcatttaacagagagatagagagaacacaagtaagcagagcggcaggcagagggagagagacaaacaggctctctgctgagcagggagcctgatgcaagggcttgattccaggaccctggaatcatgacctgagccaaaggcagacccttaaccgactgagccacccaggggccccatgtttttaaaagattttatttatttatttgtgagagagagagggggcacaagcaggggacatgggaggcagagggggaagaaggctcaggctccctgctgagcaaggactcaatcccaggacccccaggatcatgacccgagcaaaaggcagacgcttaaccgaatgagccacccaggggccccccatcTGGTCCTTTTCCTGCCATTGTACTCACTTGTTAGCCCCTACCCCGCAGTAGGCCCCGGTAGAGTTCCTGGGGTAGAGGACTTGCCGGGGGTCTCCGTACACCCAagctggaggcagacagagagatgaaTCACCAGAGGgtgggatttgggggtggggggagagcagcTTCTGGGAtggtccctgcccctccccacctgtcaGGGCCCCAGCACCGCGCCT
Coding sequences:
- the SLC44A4 gene encoding choline transporter-like protein 4 isoform X2; the protein is MGGKQDGDEAYGKPAKYDPSFRGPIRNRSCTDIICCILFLVFILGYIVVGIVAWVYGDPRQVLYPRNSTGAYCGVGANKDKPYLLYFNIFSCILATNIIMVAENGLQCPTSQVCVSSCPEVAWTVEVSQFSQNVGEVFYTANRNFCLPGVPWDMPVIQSLQQELCPSFLLPSAPALGRCLPLLNSTLPELPGISSNTSISQGISGVLDSLNARDITVKIFEDVAQSWYWILVTLAVALVLSLLFILLLRLVAGPLVLVLILGVLGVLAYGIYHCWEEYRVLRDKGASITQLGITTNLSAYRNVQETWLAAVIVLAVLEGTLLLLLIFLRQRIRIAIALLKEASKAVGQMMSTLFYPLVTFVLLLICIVYWAMTALYLATSGQPQYVLWAPNASLPGCEKVQMNTSCNPMSQPMNSSCPCPGLRCVFQSYSSTGLVQRSLFNLQIYGILGLFWTLNWVLALGQCVLAGAFASFYWAFQKPQDIPTFPLSSAFIRTLRYHTGSLAFGALILSLVQIARVVLEYIDNKLRGAQNPVARCIMCCFKCCLWCLEKFIKFLNRNAYIMIAIYGKNFCVSAKNAFMLLMRNIVRVVVLDKVTDLLLLFGKLLVVGGVGVLSFFFFTGRIQGLGRDFENPSLNYYWLPIMISILGAYVIASGFFSVFGMCVDTLFLCFLEDLERNDGSPDRPYYMPTSLLKILGKKNEAFPGDKKKKKK
- the SLC44A4 gene encoding choline transporter-like protein 4 isoform X1; this translates as MGGKQDGDEAYGKPAKYDPSFRGPIRNRSCTDIICCILFLVFILGYIVVGIVAWVYGDPRQVLYPRNSTGAYCGVGANKDKPYLLYFNIFSCILATNIIMVAENGLQCPTSQVCVSSCPEVAWTVEVSQFSQNVGEVFYTANRNFCLPGVPWDMPVIQSLQQELCPSFLLPSAPALGRCLPLLNSTLPELPGISSNTSISQGISSGVLDSLNARDITVKIFEDVAQSWYWILVTLAVALVLSLLFILLLRLVAGPLVLVLILGVLGVLAYGIYHCWEEYRVLRDKGASITQLGITTNLSAYRNVQETWLAAVIVLAVLEGTLLLLLIFLRQRIRIAIALLKEASKAVGQMMSTLFYPLVTFVLLLICIVYWAMTALYLATSGQPQYVLWAPNASLPGCEKVQMNTSCNPMSQPMNSSCPCPGLRCVFQSYSSTGLVQRSLFNLQIYGILGLFWTLNWVLALGQCVLAGAFASFYWAFQKPQDIPTFPLSSAFIRTLRYHTGSLAFGALILSLVQIARVVLEYIDNKLRGAQNPVARCIMCCFKCCLWCLEKFIKFLNRNAYIMIAIYGKNFCVSAKNAFMLLMRNIVRVVVLDKVTDLLLLFGKLLVVGGVGVLSFFFFTGRIQGLGRDFENPSLNYYWLPIMISILGAYVIASGFFSVFGMCVDTLFLCFLEDLERNDGSPDRPYYMPTSLLKILGKKNEAFPGDKKKKKK